Part of the Planctomycetaceae bacterium genome, TGACCGACGTGCATTTGGTTATCTGGCTGGATTCATCCGGTGAATTCGATCAAGAGAACACGCTGGAGACGCGAGTTCAACGAGTTCTTTGTCCGACGACGCGAGGTGAGATTGATCGCTTCGGAGGTTTGGCTTTGGGAGAGAGTACTCACATGATTGATACGGTCTCGCCGTTGGAAAAATCCCGAGACAGACTGCCACAACAGACCGATTTTCAACTCTTCCAGGTCCATGAACAGGGCCGCCTAACATTGCCGGTGTGGGTGGATCATGTGGGTTCCGCCGGAACACGGTACGCGACGGGGAACCTGGAGAGAAACGAACTCGGGTCGCCCCCATTCGACCGAATGCCGGTGATTTTGCCCTGACAAAATCGAA contains:
- the cas5 gene encoding type I-MYXAN CRISPR-associated protein Cas5/Cmx5/DevS — encoded protein: MFGVYVTVPIACFRRGMAREYLETEVIPPPSTCYGFLLSLVGETDRHRHLGCRVTSGIFGSPEVSVVLRTVWRVKKTPLGSAGNTRPDYQQLLTDVHLVIWLDSSGEFDQENTLETRVQRVLCPTTRGEIDRFGGLALGESTHMIDTVSPLEKSRDRLPQQTDFQLFQVHEQGRLTLPVWVDHVGSAGTRYATGNLERNELGSPPFDRMPVILP